The genomic window ACGGCCgtaaattctcttttcaaaacatcacactcgaatTTTATCTCCTTGAAGCTttccttgacttgtttcaaagaccttgagttgcgATTTCCGTCCAatgccacaaaaacgatgaatacgcggttccaccaagcatccgatgtttcatcaatgtctttgtctAGACTTTCAAAGTAGTTTGTGACTGTCAACCAAGCTCTCGCAATGGCGAAATTCTCTTCGAAAGTGTAGAGAGTAGTCATGGTGTTTGCTCTTGTTTTGAGAAAGAGAAGAGAaggttgataattagggttttgataaggAAGAGGTGAGATATGGGTCTCTATTTATAAAATTGAGCGATCCAACTGCCTCAACCACATTTGGTTGAGTTAAATTCTCCAATAAATGCAAATACTATCATGAGTCGTTACTAAAATTCGTTTACAACTAAACGACTCTTAGACTCAGTATATTTCGTCGTTAGGTTGGACATATATAACCGAATCTAGAAGAAAACCGAGCAGAATGGTGTATATACATTTATCAGGAGTCGTTAGTGTACAAGGAGTGTCCTCAACCTTTGTTAAAGTGTCGACAATTGTCATTTTAGTAGATTGACGACTCTAATGTAAGATGAATCAAAGTCGTTAATCTGCAAAAGATTTGTTGACGACTTTATGTGGTGTCGTTGATCTGCATATAATATCTTGACGACCTTATAATTTAATGGTTTTGTGCTTTGTTTTTTAGTTGGTAGTTCGACAATGCTCCCAGCCAGAACCCGTATCTACATTGGGTCCAGATACCTCCTAACACTATATGACTGATTTGGTACGTTTACCTTAACCGAGTcgatatatttatatattcaaataattttattagtgATCTCATAGTTATCTAATTTAATTGTTTGCTCAATGTAGACATGGGAAACCAAGGATGACATCAAGGAATGACTCATCCCTAGggaaaaagagaagatgtgtgtgGTTGTTCAAAGTAGACACGTCGATGGTAACAAGATGGAAATGGTATGCGAGAGAGCGGGTAACAAGGGAGAAAGTCACAAAGGCAAGAATTACAAGTATGagaagaagacgactagggtcTATAGAACAAATTCGAAGAAGTGTGAATGCCCATTCAGGATTGTTTTCAAAAGACGCCATGAAGCGGATCTATTCCGATTGTATAGTATTCCGGAAGGTCGTCACAACCATCCTCCACCCATAAGTTTATATGGATACCCTGCATATGCCCGGTTGAAACCACATCAGATGGATAAAGTTAGGCATATGAAGGATTTAGACCACTTAAGATCCTAAATGCAATAAGGGCGGAagataaggataacttgtccacCATTTCCACAATCAACGCCGCCAAAGCAACGATTAAGagaactgaatgggatggtaggttcattatgcaacaatcagagtggttagCAGAAACTCTTAACTACTCCATGCAAACTAAGGTGGGTCCGGATGAGAAACtgactcatatttttcttgcACATCCAAGGATGATGGATTTGGCTCAGTGTTTTTACCAGGTTCTATTCatagattgcacctacaagacaaacaagtataacatgccgatgTTGAACGTGGTAAGCTATACTTCGGATAAAAATTCATTCACCGTTGCATGGTGCTTtatggaaaaagaagaaatagaggACTATGTTTGGGCGTTGGAACAAGTGAGGTTGATTTACCGTGGAGAAGAGACACCACAGGTTATATTTACGGATAGAGATTTTGCAATTATGAGTGCCGTTCGTCAAGTCTTTCCACTTGCTCAACAATTTCTTTATACGTGGCACATCCAACCCAATCTTTTTTATAATTGcaagaatcaaatccaaaagatccaTACTAAGAAGGGTAATCAACGTTCTAAGGAAGAAGATGAGCGTTTAAGTAAACTTTCCAAAAAAGAGCGAgcggaagagaaaaagaaagaaaatgaaaaatacgaTAAAGATGGGGATGTATGGAAAGTTTTTTTCAAAGATTGGGACTATTTGGCTCATTCGAAAACAGAGGTTAAGTATTATGCCAACTTGCAGAAGTTTATTGATGGTTGGAGAacggatcataagaaggttgttgAGTATTGCCTGAATACATGGTTGAATCCTTGGAATGagaagtttgtttatgcatggaCCAATAGATACAAGCACTTCAAAAATGAGTCTACAAGTCTTGCAGAGCAGTCTCACGggagtttgaaaaaaaaatggatCAAAATAGGGGTGGGGTAGTTACCGTACAAGAAGCTATTAACGAGCACGCAGAGAATGACCTAAGAAAAATAGTCACTCATATGGAGTTGAGTCAAGATCGTTTTTTGATGCAACACGTAAGGGACAAAGATTTGTAACGGTTGGTAGAACACCAAGTATCATGGTGGGAAATTAACTATATGATGGATGTGCTTATAGATTTTAGAGCTAAAGCGGAGGCAGGAAAGGTGATGAATACGAAGTGTAATTGTACAACCGATATTTGGCTCGGCCTCCCTTGTAAACATAAAATCTATGGGTACAAAGGTTTCATTCCTCTTCAAGATATCGATCCATTCTGGCAGCAACTTTCATTCATCCCAAAGCCCACGGGTTTAGCCGATGAAGAATTTGGAGACTTGGAGATTGGCAAGTACATTAACGAAAAATACCGAAAAATGAATTGTGCAGGAAGACGCATTTTGGTTGATAACTTGTGGTCGTCCGCCCGTACGAGCTTGGGGTTTGAAGAAGagccaatcaaacaaaaaccacccGGAAGACCAACAACTAAAATGTCATTTAGAGAAACTGTTAACAATGACAAGGGTTGCGATAGAGACGTATCACGTCATGAGCATGTCCAGGTGGAATATGAGGAGTACGAAAAGTATTTAATTCCTAAGAAACGAGGTCGGCcaaaaatgcaagaaaatgaGGATATGGATATTATTGAGCATGCGGTCGGTACCCAGCAAAGCCAAACTAGTTGTATGGTGACGATAAGAGGAATAAAGGGTAATCCTAAGACACCTAGGGATTCGCAAGGAAGACCACATCGTGTTTCTTACACTTTGTACAAAGAGTATACCGACCAACTTCCTTATGTCATCTTAGATCACCTTATACCCACCGACGACGTTGATGGGAATGGGAATTGTGGTTGCCATGTGGCAACCGAACAATTAGGGCATTTCGAGCAAGCCGACGAACTCAACCTCACCCAAATCGAATATGCAAGAATAAGAATGGCGGATAAACTTGTGGAGGAAAAGCAACTCTATTTAACCATGATCATGCAAGGGGATTCAAAAGAGAAAGAATTGAagttcaaagagttaatatctaaCGTGAAATGGCGGAAGGGGTCGAAGACGGCCGGTTATAAGTTTTGGATGAAAATTCCTTTTGGCGGTCAACTTTTAGCGGACACATTCACTTGTGTTGTGATTGTATTCAACAAAGTCTTTCCGGGTGGCTCTTGTATGTACGTACCCTCAAGAACTAGGTGCGAGGCGGcgataaagaaaagaagaattgtaaTGGCACATGTCAACGATAACCATTACATAGGTTTGAAGATTTCCGAAGAATGTCCTCTACCACGGGTGGCCTATGGTTATTGGGGAGACTACACCAAGGAATGGACACACCATTACGAGTATGGAATGAACATGTGGAATGCTTTGGAAGGAACACCAAGTACAATGCCTGAACACGTTGACATGTGCGACTAAATGTTGaaggatttgttttgtttttggagCTTACTATTGTGAAGCATACTTTTTGGATGTTTATATTATCACTAATACTATGGTCGTTTACATTTAAGCAATTTTGGATAACGACTATTGTCTTATAAACTTGAGTCGTTAGGTAAGTATTCATTATATATAAACGACCCCTGTAGTCCAAATGTGATGGTCTCCTACATGTTTTGGAAATTAACGATCGTTACCGGGCCCATTAAAAAATGAACGACTCTTATCATAGATTGTCGAAGTCGTTAACTGATTATCAATAAACTAACGACTCCTGGATGTTGGTATGACGGAGATTTATTTGAAATAGGGTCGTTAGTTTACATAAACTCAACCCTAACGACTCCATAAATATACCTTCAACGCCTCTTTGTGGAGATACTATTTcccaaaaaaatagtcgttgggcTATTTTCTATATAAAGAATCAACCATTAACtgtttaatagaacttaaaacaaTCAAAGCATATCATTTTCTCAATGGAAAGTTCGTCATCAACTACCAATTCAATTGAAAGCATACATAGAAGATGCAAGCGACCAACCAAATAAATAttggcaatggaagaagagatacgcaAAAGAAACATGCGACCTACTAAAAAACCATACACTTTTACTCCATATCCttcgaaggaagaagaagagatgcgcGAGGCTGAAAAACGAGGAAAATAACAAGCACATCTCCGGGAAGTATTCAAGAAAgtcgaggaagagaccgaatgggttaAAAACTATTACATCGTGAAAGatcttcccgaagaacatcaaGATGAGAGTATATTTTGGACTCAAGTTGGTTGGAGTCCTTTCGTCAATTACCACAAGAAACTACGCTATGATTATCTACCGTCTCATATTAGTGATAGGACGATTCACGTTATGAGATTGTGCACCAAGTACAACGAGAGGAGAGCAGTTTTATCACATCGAAGCCGCAATGGTAGTTTCCTCTCGCACAAAGAAAAGAGAATAACATGTAATGTAGATCAACTGTAATGCAACATAAAAATTTATTCCTATGCTACTATTTCCAAGTTTCTAGTAAGTGTCGTtagcctttatataggtattACAATGAATTCAAAAAATAAGTACTTACCACAAGCTTAAGAATGGAAGAGTCATCTCTAGTGTCGGCCGTAGAAGCAGAGGAAGATGCTTTGTTGCTCCTCCTACACGTAGTCTGATCAATCCTTATCACCCGACCGTGGGAGAAGCCTTCATATCATGGCATGTAATCATCGCTTACCTCGTGACCTTCATTAACATGCTCCCACCAGGAGATATCTACTCTACTAGTAGCCAAATGACTATTATTCCAATGCCCAGTCTTAGGCTCAGGTTCGTAAACAACAGCCAACGCCTTTCTGTCCGCCTTCCATTTCTTTAACTTATATTTGAACGGTGGTACATAATCCTCATCAGGTGAATCTTGAATATACCCAAGCTGACGCATTACTCTATTCGGATTGTTCATTGAGTATTCGTAAGGGTAAAACAGAGGGCCATGGTAATATGCAAGATCTAGGGGTCCTCCAACTCTATCTTCCTTATAGGGATCAAAGTTTACCTCTTTTCCTGTCATGTTGTCCAATTTTTGGCGCATGGCTAACAACTTCAACTTCTGAGTTTCCTCCTTATCCTTACTTCCACTGTACTTGTATCGAGTTCCTCTTGGTTTAGTGTTGTTCCATGTTGGCTCCAATTGGATGTCTCAATCGAAGAAAGGACATACAACAAGTATGTGGCTGCCGTCGCACGAACTTCCTTCTCAGATAATAGTTCATTGTCTACGTCTTTCTCAAGTGACCCCGCATACATCTTCCTAATTTCCTTAAGTGTAAACTCTTTCTTTGATTACTTCTTTCCCTTCACAAAAAGGCCATACGTCGTCTTTTCATCCCATCCAAACAACTTCTCCGTCAattcatatatatttttccaaTCTAGGTTTTTCTTGAACTTGTCACCCGTGGATTTCCCCTCAACCTGCAATCCTAGAATCTGTTCTGCGTCTTCGGGTATCAACGCCGTCTCTCCAAAAGGGAATTGGAAAGCATCGACTTCGCCGTAAAACCTCTCAGTAAAACATGATACTGCATCCTTGTCATATGAAATCACGTAGTTTTGAACGGCAGCATACAAACCTGAGTTTTCAACAATGTCTCGCactcttgcacattcaccttcCAGGggccattttttcatttttgcatAATAAGATTGGTGTCTCAAAAGACGCGTGGaattcttatgatcctacgaaagaaaaacaaatagaaTTAAAACATAAGAAATTAAATATCAACAAATCATATGAAAAGCAAAGTTGAGATCATAACAATTGTCTCATTGATGGTACATGCCCACGAGATATcatatccaaatagaactttgccGCCATCTTTAGGTTCACCTCTGGCTTTCACACCGGGTAGACGAGTAAGCTTCAAACGCGTGGGTGGAACGTGTCGCGCACTCGGTGCATTTGGAACTTTCTTCTTGGGTTGTGTCTATGACTGTGGATGTGTTTGTGTCgcatcctcctcatcctcctgaaTATCCTCCTcctactcatcatcatcatcatcaccactactTTCTTTCCTTACCATTTTCAtcattaccatcatcctcatccCCCTCTTCATCACCGCTAGCACCACCATTTCCATCCTCATCCTTATCCTCATCATTAccttcatcctcctcctcctcctgaaTCTCCTCCTCCTCATTTCCATgattaccaccatcaccaccattaccatcatcatcatcatcatcatcatcatcatcatcatcataagcaACATATTCACCTCCTAAAGCAATTTCGTCATGTTCTGCGACTTCTTCGTCTATGCTTCCAGTTTCAAATATAACAGGAGAGGATGAAGAGGATAATTCAGACGAATCGTCACATGGGTCTCTGGGTTCGCGGATAAGTAAGGCTACCTCACTCGGTGTTTTTCCTCGTAATAGACCGACATTTAGGTATTTTGTGTTGCGGGGAGGTCTGGATGGAGGAGTTACCAGTGCAAGCTTATCTTTTTTATTCTTGCTACTCTAGGTCAAatacaacaaaacaagaaatatcaaagggtcgtcagaattttttttaaaaataacgaCTGTTTCATTATTTGGGACAGAGATCTGTTTAGGCATATATCAAAGGGTCGtcagaattttttaaaaaaataaacgaCCCTTTCATTATTTGGGACAGAGATGTGTTTAGGCATACCATAGGGTcgtcagaatttttttttaaaataaacgaCCCTTTCATTATTTGGGACAGAGATGTGTTTAGGCATATCATAGAGTCGTTAATGAATAAAAAGGGTCGTCTATAAAAACTAGAACACAACCTAACTAGAGTCGTTTTCACATATTactaatggttaacgattttttatTAACTTAACATGCagatcaaaaatcgttaagaaaaaaaaaatttgttaacgattctaacctctaaaaaaaattacagcaaGGATCGTTTTCTCCAccaccctaatggttaacgatttttgatgTAATTTACATGCATCCGCAAAATCGTTAAGAAATAAAACCTAGTGATTAACGACTCAACTTCTGAGAATCCTATTTTCccgattcaaaccctaatttttcagtagaacatcaaattaaacacaaaaccaAGTTACAGTTGAGGGTTTTAGTGAACATACCTTCTGATCGGAGCCATTTCCTTCACCGGCTGATTTGATTTTTTGCTCAGTCTCTGATGCTCCTTCGTTGCATTAACTGCATCTACCAGATAAGGTATTTGATTTGCCTTTCTAACTGTGTGCTTTGTACGAGCcatgtttgtagaagaagttaatcgttaatcgtcgattaaattaatcgacGATTATGCGAAGAATcggttgagaaaaaaaaatctcgtCTGAGTCgttaatggagaagatggaggtgcaGAGAGAGGGGAgggcaggagaagaagaagagttttgtTTTGAGTTGTGAATGGGGGCCTCACTCGATTAGTATTAGGATTTTAGGTTTACTTATTAGAGAAGGATAAAATAGGTATTTCACCCTCATTTTTGAAACCCCATATATTTTTGGGTGTGGGTATAAAATGTGTCATGGCTCCCAATTAGTTTTCATGCCTCCCAATTCAGCCCTGATGAAAAGCCATTAAAAAACTAAGGTGGTCAGTAAATACATGTGTTCCAGTATAGCTTGTGAGTCTTCAAGTTGAAGTCACTTGATCATTAATCTTGGTTTAACTAAAGCACAGTCTGCACCCAATTTGTTTTAAAATATTCAAGTTGAAATctttaacaaaagaaaagaataagtTAATAACCTTATCATATTCAGTACCAAAACGAACGAAAGGCACAAGTTCTATCTACCTTTTCCTGTCAGGCTTCTTATTCACATTCTAGACTTTTCTTTTCTAACAAGAAAGAGATACGAAATTAGTGTGCGtagtttcatcttctataaaaACCTAATTCGCATAGCCTCTGCTACCATAATCCAAATTTGAAAACAAATCTGAGATTATATACATTCTGTTTGCTTGTCCAACCCAATTTAATAGTCTTCTTTTCCTAACATCACTATCCACTGTTATCATGGCATTCCAAGAGTTAGTCGTAAGCGGTTCAACTGAATTACTGAAAAATTTGACTTATGTTGTTTCCCAACAGATTAGTGAGGTTTGGAGTGTCCATGATGATCTGAAAAAACTTAAAGGAACCTTGGAGATGATAGCATCCGTAACAACCGATGCAGAAGAGCAGCAAGAGAAATCTGAAGTTGTTAAACTTCTGTTGAAATGGCTCGTGAATGTTGTCTATGATGCTGATGATGTTCTGGACGAGTTTTCTTACAAATCCATGCGTGAATTTGAAATGAGAGGCAATAGAAATAAGgtacaactttttttttcatcctCCAATTCACTTCTGTTCCGTTGCAAGATGGCTCGTCGAATCAAACATATTAACCAAAGTCTAGATGAAAGTTTTAAGAGCATGGGAAGATTTCATTTCCAAATTTCTACTCCTGAAAGTAATACTTATGATCACAATACAGTGCAACAAAACCGACTAATTTCATCCGTTGTAGATGAATCAAGTGTCCTAGGAAGACAGAATGATAAGTCAAACATAATAAAGATGTTAACTACACCTTaaatatcaacaacaacatcctcctcatcctccataaATCCTAGACAACAAGAAAAATGTTGTGTCATATCCATAATGGGTATGGGTGGCTTAGGAAAAACTGCACTTGctctgtgtacacatatatctcactatcagacacgtgtatataaagaggtacgtggaaagcatgcaggccaaaaacatcaaaacatgatgggtcacgaaacaccaaataaaccccgaggaggatcaaaaacatcaggaagggaaggagagagagagagagagaaatagcaaaggtaagttaatccctgagaggagagaaacatgtaaaccccaaaaatcattcaactattcgtgtaaccgtgaagaacatagtagaacaacaaatcctgtggatgtaggccttagtgatgaaccacgtaaaccttggtcttatttacatttcagcactttacattcatttagctccgcacgcgtttgcttatatgttttgttttccttaatacttatatcccatgcacaaacgccacgcctggagtggttggaggaggccatgataaacccgaaggttttgagccaatgaatcaacaccagggtaccatcatcataatctccctagatgttaaagattgattgtgagcgttcggacaccACGTGGTTCatgtgctcacaatttggcgctagaaacagggacttcgtcccggtaaaagatttatcttgtcctgtgatttcattttaatttggcatatgattgctctgattttatcagctcggaccgtatagatcattcgtcaactgtattatgttcaaaaacccacctttggtcttcgataagagttattgttctaagcgggttattgttctaatccatcagatttacaattttcgtattttttatactaaggatcgcttttaataaaactctaacccgtagtttatagcctgcgggtattaattccctcttgaaaaattgtatttcgccaactaacccgcttcacgcggatattcccgtttctgttgtttgaaataacttatgcagagagaacgtgttgcgagtaaagaaggcaagtttacgcgagatttcagtatcaacaaaagggcacgtgatggaaaagacgcaggaagcaggaaaatccaaagctttgtcaaaagaaacgcccaggacaaccccgatcatcacccgaagcaagcagaaaggagataaagctaaagtgaccaatcgaaggcaagatactgcagaaatcacttcacccatgaacgctaattcagtggcagcggcggctctcagagcagcaacgataaagtacggggaggctgcggtagttccgaaggctgcggaggctagcaataccttcgccatgagtcaacttaatcaaccaagagaaagggtggatgaatccagaacattccaacccgcgcacctgctaacctttggaatgccactaacaaataatca from Papaver somniferum cultivar HN1 unplaced genomic scaffold, ASM357369v1 unplaced-scaffold_80, whole genome shotgun sequence includes these protein-coding regions:
- the LOC113344932 gene encoding nucleolar transcription factor 1-like, which produces MARTKHTVRKANQIPYLVDAVNATKEHQRLSKKSNQPVKEMAPIRSKNKKDKLALVTPPSRPPRNTKYLNVGLLRGKTPSEVALLIREPRDPCDDSSELSSSSSPVIFETGSIDEEVAEHDEIALGGEYEEIQEEEEDEGNDEDKDEDGNGGASGDEEGDEDDGNDENGKERK